The Methylocaldum marinum genome includes the window GCGAAAGCTGTGGCTGAAATGCGTCGCATCGGCGAAACCCGCGTCCAGCGCGGCGCGGGTCAGGCTGTCGCTGGCATGCAGCAGCTCCAGGGCGGATACCATCCGCTTCCACAGCCGGAATCGACGGTAAGGCAGGCCGGTGCACTGGCGGAACAGATGCAGGAATCGGGAGGGTGACAGGTCGACCAGGCGTGCCAACTCCTCTTGCGAGAAATTCCGGTCCGGTTCGCGGCAAATCCGCTCGATGACCTGCCGAATGCGTTCATCCAGCTCGACCGGCGTCTGCTCGCGGGTACTCAGCAGCCGCTCCAGGCGCTGTTCGACCGCGCTGCGGTTCGGGTCTTCCTCGTGTATCCAGCGAAAACATTCGATCGTTTCCGCATCCTCGAAAAACCTTGCGGTGGTTTCCGAATACGGAAAACGCTTCCGGAACCCTTTCGCATCGGCGCCGGTTCGCTCCACGAACAGTTTTCCGTGCACGCCGCCCGCCATATCCAGGGCATGTCGAACCCCCGCGGGCACCACCGCGCAACGGCAAGTCCGCCATTCGCCGTCGGCCAATCTGATCCGAAACGGCCTATAGATGCCGACATGCAGCACGTTGGCGCCATAGACGTGGGGTTCCAGATGCTGGATCGGGCCGCAATAGAGTACCCGTCCGCGCCCCATGTAAAGTTGCGAAGTCCCGGGAAAAAGCGTGCGCATAGCCAGTTTATGCAAGTCCTGCCGGTGAAGCGTGGATACAATTCCGAGCGCTGGCCATAGACGGGAAACGATCCGGCGGCTTGACGATCCATAGCGGAACGCCAGCTTAGGATAATGAATTCGGACCGGCGTTTTCCAGAACTTTTTCCGGGAGGATTCCCATGAGCGACACACTGCATCGGAACGAATTTCAAAAGCCCTTCGAGACCCTGCTGAGCCGGCTCTCAAAGGAAGAGTTGAAGGCTCACGCTTTCATCGACGTGCCCTCGGATCGAAAACCCTGGCTGGACACCGGCATCGACTTGTCCTCGGGCGAGCGGGTCACGACCTTTGCCGTGGGCAAGACCTGTCTCAAGGGCACGGATCTCTGGTTCGGCGCCGATTTTCAGCTTTGGTGCCGCATCGGTCCGGACGGCGAGATCTTCCGCGGCACCCGGGCGAGCCACACGTTCGTTGTCGAGAAACCCGGACGGCTCTATCTCGCCAGTTATTTTCCGGGCGAATGGGCCACCCGAACCGGCGAACTGGCGACGCCGGATGAAGTCTACGAGCAAGCGAGCGGAAGCCTAACGGCCTTGATCTTGTGCTGGCGGGTCGAACCCCTTGTCGGGCTGAAAAAGCTGGCCGCGCTGGGCGACGTGGACGGCCTGATCGCATCCGAGATCGACCGCCTGAGCGATCCGGTGGTTCCGCCGGCAGGCTGGAGCTATCTGTGGTTCGTGGGGCCCGCGGAAATCTACCGGCCGTGCCGGACGCCGGAAAAGACATTCGCGATTTGTTGCCACACGCATCGGGACGTGGGCTTGTTGCAGAAGGACGTTTCCCTGCCGCTCGAGCCGAACACGCGCCTGCGCTGGGCCTGGCGCATGGACCGCCTGCCCTCGGAGGTGCGCGAGGACACCCTCGCGACCCATGATTATCTGAGCATCGCCGTGGAGTTCGACAACGGCCAGGACATAACCTATTACTGGAGCGCCGAACTGCCCGTGGGCACTGCCTTCCGCTGTCCGATTCCCACCTGGACCGCGCGCGAAACCCATGTGGCGATCCGTTCCGGCCGCGAGGGTCTGGGGGAATGGTTCAGCGAGGAGCGGAACGTTCACCGCGATTACCTGGACTTCATCGGCGGCGCGGCGCCGGCCCGCATCGTGCGGGTGTGGCTGATAGCGCTGAGTTTGCTCCAGGGCCGGGAAGGAGAATGCCGGTATGCCGACATCGCGTTCGTGACCGACGAAGGCGTGACGCCGATA containing:
- a CDS encoding helix-turn-helix domain-containing protein, with the protein product MRTLFPGTSQLYMGRGRVLYCGPIQHLEPHVYGANVLHVGIYRPFRIRLADGEWRTCRCAVVPAGVRHALDMAGGVHGKLFVERTGADAKGFRKRFPYSETTARFFEDAETIECFRWIHEEDPNRSAVEQRLERLLSTREQTPVELDERIRQVIERICREPDRNFSQEELARLVDLSPSRFLHLFRQCTGLPYRRFRLWKRMVSALELLHASDSLTRAALDAGFADATHFSHSFRDTFGVNPAPVFRNIGRFEVSPGMVDKR
- a CDS encoding DUF3047 domain-containing protein, which gives rise to MSDTLHRNEFQKPFETLLSRLSKEELKAHAFIDVPSDRKPWLDTGIDLSSGERVTTFAVGKTCLKGTDLWFGADFQLWCRIGPDGEIFRGTRASHTFVVEKPGRLYLASYFPGEWATRTGELATPDEVYEQASGSLTALILCWRVEPLVGLKKLAALGDVDGLIASEIDRLSDPVVPPAGWSYLWFVGPAEIYRPCRTPEKTFAICCHTHRDVGLLQKDVSLPLEPNTRLRWAWRMDRLPSEVREDTLATHDYLSIAVEFDNGQDITYYWSAELPVGTAFRCPIPTWTARETHVAIRSGREGLGEWFSEERNVHRDYLDFIGGAAPARIVRVWLIALSLLQGREGECRYADIAFVTDEGVTPIQ